AACTCGTGTTTTCTTGAAGGTtgtgtcttttgaaaaaaataacaacttatCGGAAAGGTGtgtcttttagaaaaaataatgacttTTCTGAAATCagatagttattattattgtacgtgaattttgaataaattctgttgcgaaaaaattaattatgttatttaactaacattttgaattattttttaggaGAAAAATTCGAATAATAGaattgattaaatatattttgtccaaaaaatttatcaattaatcaCATCTTTTGCCAAATTAAAATCTAAATCTGAAGCCAAGGCCGAGCGAGTGAGCGACGGTGGTGCGAGGGGGAACATTCTTTTTAACCCTCTAAGAAGTATCGGAAGTGTTTACTAATATAAAGACaataatttcctttattttacCGATATGAAAGAATAGACTTTTTATTTGCACTTTTCAAATGACTTTTGATTTTTCATCCAAATTGGTTCCctgtttttcatttttctcttctatttttcttattcacgTTTTGCTAAACCCAACAATCACCCACATTAATGGGGAATGACTGttgttaaaacatatatatgaaaatttgcaTGTCTTGTAAGAAAGGGTTAATCACaactggataagtaggttttccttttaactTTTTGTGGTGAACATATAtcagatatactcggtcaatcggtagatttaaTATCATTGAATCTtcagctttggtgtatacctataCAAGATAAGTCACACAATCAAACCTTGAATTGTTATTAGTTCttattgttttgttcgtttcagcctTGAACACATCTCGATAAGTAAGTGCTTAGAGAATTGTTCTCGTTGAAGAGACTTActcttcacactcacataggtggtttctaaatgtgttatcccatagataaACTATTTGATATACCCTGTATCAAGCTTAGAAACTATATAAAATTCCTTATGCCTTTATCCTTGTCATTGAAcgttgtctcatcatgagaatgaagCAAAAACTAacttttgacaatgttgaaccatgattaatgactttgttttatctcctttaACCTAGATtgtgggatctccagtctgctaggtagagttaccaccacgatgacttgttctcggcaACAGTCCCACTCCCGTCGATGACTTCTCAACTCCTtttctagttaggccttttgtaagtggatcagaaacattatcctttgactatacatagtcaattgtgataattctactagagagtagttgtttaacagagttatgtcttcgtcttatgtgacaAAACTTTCCAGTATGCATAATGCTTCTAGCCCTtcctattgcatcttgactatCATAGTGTCTACAtattgtcacgccccgagctatcCTTAAGATGCCGACAcaaaacctaggaccacaagtgatcccaagctaaccctactagcatgatcatgagcatacaaaagataataaactgaatgtGGAAgctaaaacataatttaaactGAAAAGACATCCCATATACTAtagttgaaatatttgaaattctAATGAGTTTAatgcaaagaaaatattaacgcaatactaagctgaaactaactatgtttgaaataagcttctaattgactaaaaaaactgggacaagccccaactatGTCTAGCGAACCCAAAACTACATGACTAAAAGATTGTAATGACACTCATGACTATTggcctcggagaatgaggactcaccatagAATCTGTTGAACTGGAGATCCGTAATTTATCTAAGCATGACCTGGGTACtaagaacctaaacctacatcacgagaagatgtagcacacgtatgcGTCATTAATCAAAGGTACTGAGCATATAagatagagtaaagttgaaataaaacataactgaacaagaatAAAAGCAAATATAATGATCTGAAaatgatatactgaattctgagctaactggatgcaatgaccaatgtacaacatgctgaaactgaacaCTTAATATACTgaaaatggtcaatgcaagaaaGTCTGACttaactgtgggagctactaataaccaataataaaaccacatgagctaaatctGGATTCCGAtatatacgccccatcgagagtacccaatataccctgcaagaggtataaagacatgctggcgtgatcactaaacttattgcccacagaggggacttataacctacttggctagtagttccgGGACTAACTGGGTACGCTGAACCAAATTcaaactcggtattatgctactcccattgatttatgtagttaactgAGTAtgtctgaatttctgtaaaatattgaatatctcaaaactgaacatgcaaactaagaatgcaacatttaatctgataatgatgtatTAATAACCAAGACACGTATAACTGAATAACTGAAATGTCTAACCTAACATGTTCATTTCAAGAACTAATGAAATATATAGTTaggttctaaaattcatgcaagaactaatgaaatatatagttaggttctaaaattcatgcaataatctgaGTAGTAACATGACAATCTGATTcagaacatataactaataaatcCATGAAGTTCTGTtaaaaccctaggtctaatcatgatatgggaatcaagaatctgactaaaAACTAGGGACCAATGGGTGAAacgaacccactagtgaaatcccacatacctgagTGTAAAATTCACggagaaacacttagatttGGGGGCTGGAATTGCTGGAAcattgttgcgttcttgaactagggttcttgacctttttctcttttattgcttctaattttatatgttttgattaatgagtcgacttaggtaagttttaggtATGTTTCTAGGGTTAAACTgattaaaatttgatgatttagggtgaaaacgacgtatcttaaggtttaaacaaagtgggaaaagataaaaaaactCCTGAGTTAATTGCTGTCGGACCAAACGACAACCTGGACTAATGGTTCGTCGTTGAATCGATGGTCCATCGTTTGGGCCTGTAGGTTGGGTCTGTTTGACAGGTTACTAAAACGAGCATAATGTTTTACTCGGAGGTTTTATTTAAGCAAGGTCAGTGGCTATGGAAagcttattaaattatctatcttTCGGTATGTCATGGGACATCTTATGCATTTTTTGCTAAGAGTTATTAtcaattgaagttgacccaactgtatTTTCCCCCTAACTATCTACTAATATCCACCTATGGTCAAACCTACAGACCGTGGATCGAAATGTTCTGGTCAAACGTGGTTCAtgtcagagagtgggtaaaTGTGGTATTGACCGACGGACATAGACTATGAACCATAGTTTGACCTAAATCTGTCCTTTATTCGACACTAAGTTAAATTTTTCTTTGCTGAGTTTTTGGTGGTTTCAGACTCAATCGATGCATGTTCAGGAAGGATTGTGGATCAGGCTATGGTCTGTCGATCGTAACCTTCGACTGCACCTGtagattttatgaaaataagatttttgatttgttttggATGCAGGGTGTTatattatctcccccttgggaacattcttcctcgaatgaagactaaactagattaaatagagggagagatcTGCAATCCCTACTACCAAACACTAAGAACTGAGTTCTGAATGAATTGAGTTCTGAGAACATAAAAATACGCTGAAAATGTAAGTATTACCTGAGGGGGCGtgattctaagactgaatttacgcatgaatgacggaaaaactgaagaggaactactACCTCAGGCTAGAGTGGAATAGGAaagaaagaggtgaggatacttggatttcatggctgcttctgcttcacAAGTAGCTCATTCTATGGACCGACTCCTACACAAAACCTTGAATGaagcaaattttttatttcataaccTTCTAACCTagcggtcaagaatctcaactggtacatcctcataagaaagactatttTTCACctccacactctctaatggaactatagaggctggatcacccacacacatCTTCAAGAGCGCGATGTAGAAGActggatgcactgctgctaagtctgctggaaactctaactcatatgccaccttgctgATCCTTTTGAAGATATTGTAAGGGTATGCATATCTACTACCgaacttccctttctttccaaatctcatcacccctttcatagatGACACTTGCAGAAAAATCCAATCAtaaacttggaactctagttcacTTCTCCTTACATCTACATAAGATTTCTGATGACTTTGGGCTGTCTTAAGTCTCTCTCTAATCagtttcactttctccatacaataaaggactgaatctggccTTATCAAATATGTTTCACctacatcaaaccaaccaacatgaATCTACTACAGCGCCCATACatagcctcataaggggccatcggAATAtaagaatggtagctattgttgtaggcgaACTCAATCAGAGGAAGGTGattatcccaactacctttgtaatcgatcacacaagctctaaACATATCCTCTAGGTATTGAATCGTACGCTCTGCCTTTCCATCTGTCTGCGGATTAATTGATGTGCTAAGGTTAATTTGAGTACGaaaacctttttgaaatgacttttaGAAATGAGAAGTAAACTAAGGatctctatctgagatgatagacaacggaaccccatgtaacctcacaaaatcattaatgtaaagcttgtcATCCtttcaactatcacccaaatggagtcatgttgtctgtgagtacgaggtaaccctgtgatgaaatccatattgataacatcccacttccaaataGGAACAtagatctcttgagtcatacctcctggtttctgatgttctaccttggcttgTTGGCAATTGGGGAACTTACTAACAAAATCATCTATAttcctcttcatgccattccacaaGTAGACTTCTCGCAGATCATGGTACATCTTAGTTGCAcatggatgaatagaatatctagaTGTATGGTCTTCTGCAATGATACGCTTTCTAAATTCGCCCACATCAGAAACACACAATCTATACTGGTAGCGAAGTACAACATCTCCCCCtttggagaaaacctccactctgtGATTATGGACtacacccttaagttcaagcaaaatTGTATCATTGTCTTGATTTtacttaacctccactaccaaagaagatttTGCCCCATTCTGACCTATTACACCACTGTCTGATATgatcataaggcgaactcccaaaCGAGAGAGCTTGTGAACATCCTTTAGtagctaatttttttcttcgttAACatggctacactacccatagataatcttcTAAGAGCATATtctactacattcgccttaccgggatgataatgcacactcatatcataaaccttaaggaactcaagtcatctcctctggcgaagattcaactctttcgggtgaagattcaactctttcgggtgaacacatactaaaGACTCTTATGGTAAGTGAACATAGCTACAAGAACACCGTACAAGTAGTGTCTCTACATCTTGAGTTCAAACACCACTACTGCAAgatcgaggtcatgagttggatagtttttctcatgcaccttaagatGTCTAGAGGCATACcctataaccttatctcgctacattaacacacaacctagTCCAACTCACGATGAATTACAATAtttcacataaccatctgaaacctctggtagagtcaaaaTAGGAGTTGTAGTCAACCTAGTTTTCACTCCTGCaaaacttttctcacaatcatctgaccattaaAACTTGTCCATCATCCGAGTTAACCTAGTCAATTGTCaagctatggatgaaaatccttccatgaACCTTCTTTAATAACTCGCTAGGcttaagaaacttctgatatctttagcagaggtaggtctgggccactGTTTCGCTGCTTCTATCTTCTGCGAATCTACTCAGATTCCTTCGCtcgatacaatgtgaccaaggaaagcaacatATTGCAACCataactcacatttgctaaacttagcgaataactggcgatccttgagagtctgcAAAAACAATTCTCATATGACTCACATGTTCTTCTTCATTCCTaaagtaaatgaggatatcatcaataaagatgataatgaacaagtctaagtattttttgaacactctgttcatcaaatccatgaaagctgcaggagcattggttagtccaaacgacaaaactataaattcataatgAGCACACTGAGTCCTGAAGgctatttttaaaatgtcactatctctgagtCAAAGCTGATGATACACGATCTGAGGtttatctttgagaaatggctgGCACCCTTATGTCGGTcaaagtcatcaatcctggggatgggatacttattcttgattgtgactttgttaaactatctatagtcaatgcatattctgagagaaccatctttcttctttacgaacaacactggtgcatCCCTTGGTCAAATACTATGTCTGATGAAACCTTTATCTCAAAgttctttcaactgctctttcaatttgTTAAGTTCTgttggagccattctgtaaggaggaatagaaataggttgggtatcttgaaggagatcaattccaatgttgatttccctttcgggagggactccgggaagatcttttggaaacacTTTTGGAAACTCACTAACTACTTGAActaactcaagagttggggtctCAGATCTAGTTTCCTTTACCCGAACTAGATAATAGATATAACCCTTAGAGATGATCTTTCTAGCCTTAAGGTAACaaatgaatcgacccataggcgctaagctactacccttccattcttagattggttcatttggaaactgaaaattAACAATTCTAGTTATAGAATCGAGTGAGGCGTAACATGAATTTAATCAATACATGCCTAAAATGGCATTGAAGTCAACCATGtataactctataagatctacTACGGTGACTTTGTGAGAGACAGTGATAgggcaatttctatatacctATCTAGCTATAACTGAGAAAGTTTCTGAGATAGTTTTTGGACTAAAACTGAATTTGACTGCTaggtaaggagttacaaaacaAAGAGTAGCCCCTGGATCTATGATACACTCAAATTGTACTTCCCTAACGAAGTATAGGTGGTcgaatcaagtaaagaacccagttattaggttggggtcgatctcacgaggaaaatagtttagacttaactttaatctacgattacgtctatttagtcaagtccttttcGAAAACAGTcaataaaaagggggttttgtgaaacaaaagtgtttaattatttctaagtaaaacAAGTAACAAGATTAAAACtttggtgtttatcaagtgatgaTAAAAattagggtgtaagtgttccccataggttcataacaaGGTAATCCTAtctataacaattatttcctagtgtcttgcatgcaaagtgataagttaggtatctctaattccttggtccggcaactagagaatttcaccccgtaccttggtccggctacatgtgtacAATTTACTAACCgttatctttacctcatcttaagcatcatattcgatgtatgGCGTAGTTACTACTTCACACCAATAgaaactagcctattatatagtgtccactaaatttatgttgataactAGTTTCCTATTTACTACCCCCTTTGGTGCGGCAAGTGGAAATAGGGAAAGTTCTAACATGTGCACTTGTcaaaatgacttaaaaaataaaagatttatcaatacatgcaataaTCTATTCAAAAATTGTTATTTACCTAGTTTTACCATGTTAATCACCTATGGTTCCCAGATCCCTAGTTGTGAATTTGGTTACCCATGCCTAAGAGTACACAATTCATGGTTGTAAAACTATacttcatgtacttactttgacaagttttaagaaaatccagaaataaCACTTGAAATTGCAAAATTCACTTGTAACTTCATTATGgaaatttgatataattgcCCAAGTTGCAAAATAAATTCCCAAGAActaaagtatgaaaaataataaaaagtgtaACCCCAAAACTGAGGTTTTTGAtcctatttataataacaaaGTCCTAAGTTAAAAGGAGTCCAAAATAAGGATAGTTTGTCCCAAAATGGGTCTTCAATCGACGACTccactgacggtccgtcgatggaacgACAGTACGACGACTGCCTCTGTCGGTCCACaattagcatcttcttcaagcATCCAAATCACAGATTCTCTAATCTAATCGACTGACCAATAACATGGTCCGTCGATGCACTTATGGTCCGTCGGTGCATATCGTCATTCTATACTTAGTTTTTCTCCAACACCGGGTACTGGGGCAGTCTCTGATCACATCGACGACTTGCCAGCATGGTTCGTCGATGAGTCAATGGACCGTCAATCCCTTTGTATCCCCACACTTCGTCAGAAGTCCTCGAGTTTCTTACTGATGCTTGAACTTTCAAACGACAGTCACCACCTACGGTCCCTCGATGAGacgacgggccgtcgatggCTTCGTGGGTCATTTCTTCGTAGTTTTTTGCATTTCTATTTTGAAtaactttcctgcaaaacacagataaaaacacattaaaattaatacaaaaatgcCCTATACACTCACTAAACTTAAGCAAAATCATTGAAAGTACCATCCACGATACATTAATCtagcaatgcataaacatcaaagtcaaagactcgtaatgtaccagtgactacatcaggagaaccttGCTAATCTTGTATAGCgtgaagagcatacaacctatTCTGGAGTTGACCCCCACTTATACCAGATGAGTTACCTGCTGAGTCGGCGACTTTCTGGTGCTGATGTAGTTATAGAATAGCTCTACCCTTACCACCTTCTTGACCATTTTTAGTTGGAAAATCCCTCAACCTGCGACTAGACTGACCGCACCCAAAGCATCCCTTTTTTCCTGCGAGATACTCGCCTGAATGGTTCTTACCATACTTAGAGCAAGTGAGGTATGTATTGGTGCCTGAAACTTTTCCATGAGACATAGATACTGGTGCTTTACCCTTCTTGTCATAcctgttcttggaggatggaacactagctgatgAAGGGGCTGGAGCTGAAAACTTCTACTGACTCTATGAGCGATTTCCACCACTCAATCTCTGCTGCAAATAGTCATAGTTGccagtcctagccttcttattttccTTGACCTGTTCTCTAAGCTTATCACCTTCTACctgctgagcatgagtcataagcctagagatgttcatatatTCTACTAGCATAGCAT
This DNA window, taken from Solanum lycopersicum chromosome 5, SLM_r2.1, encodes the following:
- the LOC138348937 gene encoding uncharacterized protein; amino-acid sequence: MYHDLREVYLWNGMKRNIDDFVSKFPNCQQAKVEHQKPGGETYLIRPDSVLYCMEKVKLIRERLKTAQSHQKSYVDVRRSELEFQVYDWIFLQVSSMKGVMRFGKKGKFGSRYAYPYNIFKRISKVAYELEFPADLAAVHPVFYIALLKMCVGDPASIVPLESVEVKNSLSYEDVPVEILDR